The Planctellipticum variicoloris DNA window CGGAGCTGATGATCGCCCGGGCGGATGGCTGCGTCGTGGATGGCGAATTGTTTTTCCTCGATCTGTCGCGGTACGTGGCGACGCTGGCCGGCTGCGATGAGCTGGAAGAGATTCCGCCGGGGATGCTGCGGGGGGCGGAGTATCAGCGGAAGCGGGTGACGGTTCTCACGCAAGACGGTCCAGTCGATGCCTGGGCGTATGTAGAGCCCGAACCGGAGTGAACGGGAGAGGGAACTGATGGCAAAACTGCTCATCCTGCTGACGGCGCTGGTCGGCTGCGTTTCGACGGCATCGGCGCAGCACTCCGATCCGAAGGGGCGCGTCTCGGCTCACAAGGCGCTCGACTGGCTCGCCGGGGAGCAGCACCGGCAGGGGTACTGGGAGGCCAACGGTGGCCAGTACCGGGTGGCGATGACCGCGCTGGCGGCGAACGCCATGCTGGCGGAAGGCTCGACGGCCAACGGCGGAAAGTACTCGAAGAACATCCGGGACGCCGTCGATTATCTGCTGGACGCTTCGCAGCCGAACGGGCTGATCGGCTACAAAAACGACTACCATTACACCTACGGGCACGGCTTTTCGATGCTGTTTCTGTCGCAGGTGTTCGGCGAGGAGGAAGACTCCCGCCGGCGCGAGCGGCTGAAAACGGTGCTGGAGAAGGCCGTGCAGTTCTGCGGCGAGGCGCAGACGCCGGACGGCGGTTGGGGGTACGTCTCGGCGAAGGACGGGAACAACTTCGACGAAGGTTCGACTTGCGTGACGCAGGTGCAGGGGCTGCGGGCCTGCCGGAACGCGGGAATTCCAGTGCCGAAGGAAGTGATCGACCGGGCGGTGGAGTACATCCGCAAATGCACGACGCCCGAGGGGGCGGTGCAGTACAGCATCCGCGGCGGCGGGCCGCGACCGCCGATCACCGCCGCGGCGGTCGCCTGTCTGTTTAATACCGGCGAAACCGACAACGACTTCGCCCAGAAACTGCTGAAATATTGCGACAAGGAGATCCAGATCTCGGCGCAGGGGGGGAACCTGTTCGGGCACTGGCACTACACCCATTACTACTACTCGCAAGTGATCTACCGGCTGGGCGACGAGAAGTGGAACAAGTATTACGCCGAGATCAGCAAGGACATCATCAAGAAGCAGTCGGCGGACGGTTCGTGGAAAGAGGGTCACGTCGGTCCGGTCTACACGACGGCGATCAACGCGACGATCCTGCAGATCGACAACGGGTTTCTGCCGATCTATCAGCGGTAGTCCGGTTGACGCGGGCGATGCGGAGCGGTCGCCCGCCGCTTTGAGCAGGTGTCATTTCGTGCTGCAGGGCAGGGCGCCCGGCGAGACAGCATTTTTCCACGTTCTAACTTTCACCCTCGTTCCCAGGCTCCGCCTGGGAATGCCTCTTCCGAGGCTCCGCCTCGTCTTCTCACCCATGTTGATTCGTGAAACCCGTGGTCCTGCCTCGCTCATCTTCAACGCAGTGCACAAGTTGGCCTCGTTCCCAGGCTCCGCCTGGGAATGCCTCTTCCGAGGCTCCGCCTCGTCTTCTCATCCGTGCTGATTCGTGAAACCCGTGGTCGTGCCTCGCTCATCCTCAACGCAGCGCACAAGTTGACCTCGTTCCCAGGCTCCGCCTGGGAATGCTTCTTCCGAGGCTCCGCCTCGTCTTCTCACCCATGTTGATTCGTGGAATTCGTGGTTCTGTCTCGCTCGTCTTTGTCGCAGGGGACAAATTTCCACATTTTTGCAAAAAACTGCCAATCTGCTCTTGCAAACCCGCCGTACCAGAGTGAACGTGCGTGACGTCGGCGTGGGAAACGACATGCATGCACGCAACGGGGCAACCCGGAGCGCTCGAGCGAATCCCCGCCGGCCAGCGGGCCTGGTCAGGGCCCATCACGGCCAGGCGGAAACGCCTGGTCGAGGGAGCGCACCCCGTGCGCGCTCGGCGTCGAGAGTCCTTCCCGGACGACGCGGGCCTCACAACCCGCCACCTGATCAACGCCAGCTCAAAGGATGCGGTGGAGCGGATCTCAACAACCCGCTCCGCCGCGTCCGAGCCGGTCGCTTATCGAGAAAGCCTCCCCGCAGGCCGCGCTCGCGCTGCGCGCCAAGCACCCCCGCGCGCCATCTCTCCCATTCTGCAATTGGCATTTTTCGTATTGCAGTGACTTCTCTCTTCGAACTCACGCTGCGACTCCGGTATCACGTCAGCCTTTCACCGAGTACCGCAGCGATTCCCCCGCGGTCACAACTGCCGTCACCGATCCCCGCCGCCTGCGGCAACCATTCATCAATTCAGCCGGGCACGGTCAATGTCGGCTTCTCTCTTCGCCGTCAACCGACGCTGAGAACTTCGCCCCCATGCGATTGAAAGCAATCCCCCGACAAGGAACATCAGCCCGCCAATTGTGCCGATGAGAATGCCATTCTCGGTGCGAGTGACGGCCGAGACCGCGAGAAATAATAGCGAGGCAAGTGCAAGCATCCAGCCGTTGAAAGTCGCCGTGTTGATCTCGTTGTCTTGCTGCTTCCTGTTCATCTCTTCGAGCAGGCGTTCTGTTTCGACCGGACTTCGTCGCGGGTTGTAAGTGTTAAAATGAGTTTCGAGTAGGTAAGCCAGGGAGGCGGCCGCGAAGAACAATCCAACGAGGAAGTATTCCATAACTCCGGTGGACGACCACGCCGTTGTCCCACCGAGCCCCAATAGCGCAGCGATCGCCATGTAGAGGCGGTCGTAAACCCGTCGCCAGTGGGCGTGGTTTCTAGCGAGCGTTTCCGGATCCCGTGTCGTTTCCATCGCGCGACCCTTTTTCGCCGGGCGACAATTGCTGGAACGCTTGATCGTAGGTCGTCTTCATTCTGAAGAAACAGGCAAGCGGCCGTCACTTTGCCGACAGAAAATACGTCCAGGTGTCGAAAACTCGGCCTTTTCCGGCTCCGCTGGGGAACTCGTGCACGACTTTGTCCTGGAGTCGGACGGTGACGGCGGCCGCGGTCATTCGCGCAGCGCCGAACCGCCACATTCCCTCTTTCGACAGATCGAACAGGAGGAGCAGATCCGGATTTGTACCCGTTCCCGTGAAGCCGAACATGGCGCCGTCTTCGTTCGTCGCCGGTTGTTCTTCATACCGGTACAGCGGTCGGGAGAGCAGCCGCATCTGATGGACTTCTTTGGCCGCTGTCGGCTCTTCCAGCTCCGCCGAGAACCGCCGGGCGAACTCCCGCATCTGCACCAGCCGACCGGCGCGCGTTGCCGACGGTCGATCATCCAGCAGCGTCCACGTCACTCCCGGTTGGGTCGCTCGAAAGGGAGGGTCTCCGTCCCAGTCTGCAGAGACGAGCTCCGGCGACAATGATGCAAAGCAATAGAGCCACGGAGTCCGGAACACGCCGTCTTTGTAGTGCTCAACTTTCAGGGTTGCGACCGGCTGGCCGCGTTCCGTCCAGATCCAAAGGCCCGCGTCCTCAATGTGGCGCAATTCGTCGCTGTAGCGAAAGACCGGGGCCGTCACGAGCTGCGTCTTGACACTTGCGTCGTTCGTCAGCGCGACGCGGCAGTCCTGCACGCGGTGCTGCATCGCCATCAATGAGGCGTCGTCCGCAGTGGTCTGGCTGAGGGCGATCATCGTGATGACGACGGGAATGAGAGGCATATTGCTTCCTTGGAACAGGAACTGGCCAGCCTGGAGACAGTGTAGCCATTCTGTCTGTAGTGTCAAGAAAATGAGATTACGGATGGCGGTAGAAGGGGGGGGGACGGATCTCTTTACGGCCGGCCCGTCCGAGCGCTCCTGATCCATAGAACATGCAGGCGCGGAAAGTCATCGCCGAACTCGCGGTGACTTTTCAGGAAGAGTGGTTTACTCACCTGAAAAAATCGCAAACTCCGGCGAATACCGCACGAGTCCGCCTTCGGCGGTGACCGCCGACTCGTCAAACACAATCGCCTGAAACGCCTCTCCGCCGCCGTATTCGTCGTGGAGATTCCAGGTCGACGCGGGCCGGAATCCGAAGCGCGAGTAGTACGCGGGGTCGCCGAGGACGACGACCAACGGAGCGGCCGACTGTCGTGCGATTGCCAGACCGGCGGTGATCAGGGCGCCGCCGAATCCCTGCCGCTGAAATTCGGGAGCGACGGCAACGGGCGCCAGGCCAAGGCCGACTGCGACGCCGGCCAGCGTAACCGGGCTGAAGGCGACATGGCCGACGATCCGGTCGTCGCGGGTGGCGACAAGCGAGAATGTCAGTTGAGATGCGGCGCGCAGGTCGTCGACGAGGCGGGCTTCGAGGTCCGTCGGGAAGGCGGCGGTGAGAATCTGGCGGATCCCGGCTTCGTCGCCGGGCTGTTCGGGGCGGATCGTGGGAGAGTTTGAGGTCATCCGGGCAGGATAGTCGATTGCGTTCCCGTCACCCAGTGGAACTGGTCTTCAGCGGAGACGGGGGGCTTCTGCTACAATGCGACCGCTCAGCGTCGGCAGAAATTCCGTAGGACGGCGTGGCGTGTGGACGGAGTCAATGGAAACCAGATCGGAGGGCTGATGCTCCGCGCTCAGACTGTTGTTCGAATTGGGGGGACGCTGGGGCTCGTTCTGTGGATGGCCGGATTATGCCCGGCAGACCCGGGGGCCAAGGGCCGTCCGAACCGGCTGGCCCGCGAGACGAGTCCGTATCTGCTGCTGCACGCCCACAATCCCGTGGACTGGTATCCGTGGGGGCCGGAGGCGCTGGAGAAGGCGAAGCGCGAGAACAAGCTGATCTTTCTGTCGATCGGCTACAGCAGTTGCTACTGGTGCCACGTGATGGAGCGGAAGGTCTTCGAGAACGAAGACATCGCCCGCTACATGAACGAGCACTTCGTGTGCATCAAGGTCGACCGCGAAGAACGGCCCGAGATCGACGACGTCTACATGACGGCCCTGCTGGTCTATCAGCAGGCGACCGGGTCGGATGCGGGCGGCGGCTGGCCGCTGTCGATGTTTCTGACCCCCGACGCACAGCCGGTCGCGGGAGGGACCTATTTCCCCCCAGAGGACAAAGACGGAACGTACGGTTTCCCGACGGTGATGCGGAAGCTGACCGCCCTCTGGAAAGACAATCACGACCAGCTCGTTTCGAATGCGAAG harbors:
- a CDS encoding prenyltransferase/squalene oxidase repeat-containing protein, with the translated sequence MAKLLILLTALVGCVSTASAQHSDPKGRVSAHKALDWLAGEQHRQGYWEANGGQYRVAMTALAANAMLAEGSTANGGKYSKNIRDAVDYLLDASQPNGLIGYKNDYHYTYGHGFSMLFLSQVFGEEEDSRRRERLKTVLEKAVQFCGEAQTPDGGWGYVSAKDGNNFDEGSTCVTQVQGLRACRNAGIPVPKEVIDRAVEYIRKCTTPEGAVQYSIRGGGPRPPITAAAVACLFNTGETDNDFAQKLLKYCDKEIQISAQGGNLFGHWHYTHYYYSQVIYRLGDEKWNKYYAEISKDIIKKQSADGSWKEGHVGPVYTTAINATILQIDNGFLPIYQR
- a CDS encoding gamma-glutamylcyclotransferase family protein — encoded protein: MRISILTDELLPLFAFGTLRTGQCNHHYLAGRFKRSVPARLEGYTRVAELMIARADGCVVDGELFFLDLSRYVATLAGCDELEEIPPGMLRGAEYQRKRVTVLTQDGPVDAWAYVEPEPE
- a CDS encoding GNAT family N-acetyltransferase encodes the protein MTSNSPTIRPEQPGDEAGIRQILTAAFPTDLEARLVDDLRAASQLTFSLVATRDDRIVGHVAFSPVTLAGVAVGLGLAPVAVAPEFQRQGFGGALITAGLAIARQSAAPLVVVLGDPAYYSRFGFRPASTWNLHDEYGGGEAFQAIVFDESAVTAEGGLVRYSPEFAIFSGE